One stretch of Euphorbia lathyris chromosome 7, ddEupLath1.1, whole genome shotgun sequence DNA includes these proteins:
- the LOC136235926 gene encoding ubiquitin-fold modifier-conjugating enzyme 1, producing the protein MEGWDPNTKSTLTQIPLLSTKAGPRDGVTWTQRLKEEYKALIAYTQMNKSNDNDWFRITAANPEGTRWTGKCWYVHNLLKYEFDLQFDIPVTYPSTAPELELPQLDGKTQKMYRGGKICLTVHFKPLWAKNCPRFGIAHALCLGLAPWLAAEVPILVDSGMIKHKDDATASSES; encoded by the exons ATGGAGGGATGGGATCCAAACACGAAATCAACATTAACCCAGATCCCTCTTCTGTCGACGAAAGCTGGACCTAGGGACGGTGTTACATGGACACAGAGGTTGAAGGAAGAGTACAAGGCTTTGATCGCCTATACTCAGATGAACAAATCTAATGATAACGATTGGTTTCGCATCACTGCCGCTAATCCCGAGGGAACACGCTGGACTGGCAAGTGCTGGTATGTCCACAACCTCCTCAAGTACGAGTTTGATCTCCAATTCGATATTCCCGTCACTTATCCTTCCACTGCCCCCGAGCTCGAGCTGCCTCAGCTCGATGGCAAGACCCAGAAA ATGTATAGAGGAGGGAAGATTTGCTTGACGGTTCATTTTAAACCCCTTTGGGCCAAAAATTG TCCCAGATTTGGCATAGCACATGCACTTTGTTTGGGTCTAGCTCCATGGCTTGCAGCAGAGGTTCCAATCCTTGTCGACTCAGGCATGATTAAGCACAAAGACGATGCTACTGCATCCAGTGAATCTTAA